The genomic stretch ATCCTTCATTTCTTTGAGTCTACCTGATGATCCAAGGATGGTGATCATGGTGGCATAAACAGGACCATTGTGGGAGTATTTAGGATATTTTGATTTGGCTTGATTGAAAATTTCCAAAGCCTTTAAAGGATTCTTTTGAGTTGTTATAATCTGAGAAAGTTGAGTTGGATTTAACACTCTTGGCCACCTTATACTCATATTTCCGTTACAGCGAAAACATCTGCGACAAAACGGTTTCAGAAGATGCTGATAAGTTATAACTGATTCAGTTATTCACTATTTTTATCATAAAGAATAAATTACGGTTAATTCACACTCTGACAACCGCCAGCAATATCTGTATCGATATCTGTACCGACCGAAATCGCAAAAGCTGACGGCAACACGACCTCGGCCCTAATTTAAAAATTATCTATCTCTCTAAGATTCAACTAAGATGTTCTGATACAGAAACCTACTGGAGCATGGACAAAATATCTTTCTCTCTCCCAGTTatagaaaaactttgaagaaCAAGAGTGAAAACTAACCAGGGAAGGACGGTGGCGGCGCTGGCATGTTGTTGATTATGGAACGGCGGTGGGTGGCGGAAGAATGATTGACGGGTAAGTCGGCGGTGAGTGGCGGAGATTGCTGACGGAGATAATGTCCGAACTGAACTGTGGAAGAAGACGCGAGAATGGGCTTATTGGGCTGGTTTGAGATATATAAATTTGGGCCCATAAGCCCAAATCTAAATCATGTGGTATGCTATTTCCACCCTCTCTTTTGAAAAAACATATCCATTTTCTTTTCTAATACACCATTTGTCCattctagaggtgtagaattgattttgggtgattttgaggtgtttgttttatcaaaagtagaattgattctgcctcCAGAATTAATTCTACtagaagctagaatttgtagcttttaTCTCCAAAATTGATTCTCGATAATTTTTatactgaaatttattgttcaactcacttttctataaatgtatccaaacataaatcaattctgataaccaatcgttagttggtctagtggtgattggcgctagaTTTGGTAGATCGAACCACGGGAGAGGGCTGAAACCACTTGATGCtagaactgacccccgaaccagactaaaccggtggtgataaaccaaaaaaaaaatcaattctaaTAAACTCAATTCTGGTAGAATCAATTCTGttcaccgccaatccaaacataccctttaACTTTTATCAATGTTTTTAGTTGAAAATTTAATTTTCGAGGATTTTTTGGTCTAAATTTGTTGAATTGAAAGTTTATAAAGAATGTGCTAAGTATTTTAAtctaaaattatgtcaaaatatATTGTTTAGAATTTTCTTAATAACGATATACTATTatagaaaatatgaaaatttaatatatttttatataattttcttaAATGAATTTTATATACTCTTTATGAATTTTCTTTATAAATACTTCTATGGATGGACAAGATGAGTTGTTTGAAAATACAACTTTAATAATTTCTTGCGTTTAAGACATGGATCTTGAGAGTATGCTCTTCTCAAAATACTGGTTTACAGAATCTCTAGTAGTGGACGGTGAAATTGatatttttgatttaattggtCGCAAGACCAGATaccaataaaaaaataacaaattgaTTATTTTAGGAAAAAAAGGAATATAATAGAAGGAGGGTGTACAAGTAAAAGATAAAGTGTGTTTAGCAATTTTCTACCTTAGCCCATAAGAAAAGTATCAAGAAAAAGATCTGAAActgaaaccaaaaccaaaaccaaaacaaaGTCTCACTCATATCATTGATTCATTCAGGAAAAGAACACATAACAACAATTGATAATTCCGAAGAAAAAGAACAGAAACCACCGATTTTGTTTCAGAGATGGCATTGCAGTGGATGATACTCACCTATGTGGTGGCTATTGAAGCTGCTATAGCGATTCTTATAACCCTTCCATCACCAAAGCCCTTGAGGAACCGTTTGACTTCTCTGATTTCTCTCATTCTTCAACCTGCGCTTTTCATTGTTCCCTTTGCTGGGTTTCAGCTCCTAGGTAACAATTtcatgtttttttgttgttgtgttttttctattatgggtattcatcaaaATCTTTCCTTTTTCAGTTTTTGGTTTGTGGGTTGTTGTGAATTGCTCAAATTGGTTAACTTTTAGGGGTTTAGGGTTGATTAATCATCTGGGTTTGTGGTTGATAGTGGAAATTTTGAATCTTTTGGATTTTGTTGATGGCTAGATTCAGAAGTTGAAAAGGGCTTAAGAGGGGTTTTTTcgtcttttttgttgttgttaattgtGTGCTCTTAGCTCACTTTCTTAGAAGATCCATATTCCATAGGGTATTTTTATGGATCTAATGGTGGTGATCTTGAAGTTGGATTTGTGGAATGTGAATTTTAGCTTAAGTATGCGGTTAATAAAGTTCGGTTGATGTCTAATGAATTTGACATTGCATTAACCTTCCATTGAATACAATTAACTATGTTCTGAACATTATTAATCATAACTTTGAAGTGTAGATTTGAATGCAAATCGTGGTTAATGAATATCGTGTACATTTGAACATCCGAAAATCTTGCTTAATTGATGTACGTATGTTTAGTgtatatgtttggattgatggaattggATGTAATGGAGTGGTATGAGATTGGATGGAGCATAGCGGAATGTGGTATGTAGTGGTATGGATTTCATTACATTCCACCACTTACCACCATATTTCTTCCCCTCTGATCTGGGCGCAATGAAAAAATTACCTTGTTGCATTCTAAAATATACAAACGGTGGAATGAAATCTTCATTCCGCTCCAGTTCATTCTGCTTCGTTCATTTTACGATATCCAAACAAAGTTGTGGTTAATGACGTTCAAAGTTGTGGTTTAGTTGGTTGTATTCAATGGATCATTAATGAGTTGCGAAACTTTGATATATTCATCAACCATCCACTAAACTTAAATTAGTCATAAACTTAAACTACGTTAACCATCATTGAGTTTCCTAGTCTTCTAAATTAAAATCAATGTGTTTCGCAGTGTTCCCTTCTACCCAACTGGAATTGCTTGCCATTGTCGTTTTCAAATTTCTATTCTTACTGTAACGCAGCCACTTTTTTCAACTCGAACTTAAGCATTTTAAAATGAATGACGTGAGTAATAAGAAACCAAAATTACGTTACATGGATCTTACATTAACCGCGCTTAAGCTTTTATTGTTGTTTGTTTGCAGATATATACTGGAAGAATGAGCATAGGTTGTCGTGCACCTCTGATGTTTGTACAGCTGCTGAGAGAGATCGATATGAAAAAACCGTAAGTAATTTTGCTGATGCCAAAGTAGCTTATTTGAAGAATTTCTAGTTTGTATTGTAAATTGATTATTTTCAATATACCGTGTGTGCTTACGAAACCAATACACACAGAGGTATATATACCGACACAAACACACACTTCACAGCcgtgtttggataaacaacttaatttAGCAGTTAGTATAGtataatcatttatcatataaatGATTATGTATATAAGACATTTTCTATATCAAA from Vicia villosa cultivar HV-30 ecotype Madison, WI linkage group LG4, Vvil1.0, whole genome shotgun sequence encodes the following:
- the LOC131594457 gene encoding uncharacterized protein LOC131594457 is translated as MALQWMILTYVVAIEAAIAILITLPSPKPLRNRLTSLISLILQPALFIVPFAGFQLLDIYWKNEHRLSCTSDVCTAAERDRYEKTTYKAQRNVILCIAACLLYWSIYRICKFQKDIQSMEEVEKRIKSK